From Asterias rubens chromosome 20, eAstRub1.3, whole genome shotgun sequence, one genomic window encodes:
- the LOC117303934 gene encoding uncharacterized protein K02A2.6-like, with protein sequence MAQNIQLNGVDKFDPHGDPAQLRQMWRRWLRGFEYFAVGKGVTNQGQKKALLLHCTGPDVQDIFFSLTEEEGTDEYDKAVKTLNKHFEVKINVPYERYGFRNMEQAAGETVDQYIVRLRQKALLCEFDKSDEEIRDQVIAQCKSHKIRTKLLEKGQSLTLDRLRMIATNVELTEKQSKDMEAKKPDYGPHVNAVRRHKASDYEQRRKNGEHGDASKGYRGGAGTRQHANGDQCFRCGHRGHYARDQECPARNAVCNKCGNRGHYGVACKTQTSKNRKDNYEQKDAKWRNNKGQKWNGTGGNKPRGKVHTVQEDTETGSDTEFAFHVGMVGSNKEEKIKVSLGQGIPVDVIIDSGASVNIIDKSLWEELKGKRIQCKSERSNKKLYAYGSTNPLKVLGKFVTNIKVDGMSHEDTEVEADFYVTESKGPALLGKDTSVALGVLKIGVNLVAGEVIDSYPECFQGVGKLKDHKLKLHIDKEVRPVAQHMYRVPYTLREKVSDKLDELESLSIIEKVNHPTSWVSPVIVVPKPNGDIRLCVDMRQANKAIIRERHPIPTVDEILYNMNGSEVFSKLDMKYGYHQIELEEDSREITTFVTHKGLYRYTRLMFGISAAPEKYQQVIAQVLHDCEGVQNISDDIVVHGKNQAEHDERLVKVMQRLKEKNLTLNKEKCQFGLTKITFMGHVLSKNGVEPTEGRIKAMKEARPPNNAAEIKSFLGLVNFSARYIPNLATVAEPLRRLTRKNEKFTWGKEQQNSFDVLKDCLTKTETLGYYRLDATRTQLVTDASNVGLGAVLLQEYEGETRVISYASRTLSDVETRYSTTEKEALAVVWACEKFQIYLYGLNFELITDHKPLEVLYGPKSKPNARIERWVLRLMPFTYTIRYAPGPQNIADVLSRLVKSNVADKPNTLANKAEEYVKFVAEQATPKALTTREVEEASKDDAELIKVRKCLAKGDFDKSSVNYFPIRNELSSIGYLVLRGTRLVIPKTLRTKCVELAHRGHLGIVGTKQRLRSKVWWPNMDKDVLRLVRSCHGCQLVSAMPNPEPLHPTQMPTGPWQDLAIDLLGPLPSKHYVFVVVDYYSRFYEVEIMKDTTTAKIVNALENMFSRYGLPRSITSDNGPQFRSEVFKEYLNENGINHRLVTPLHPAANGEVERQNRSLMKRIRIAHAQSQDWKREIRSYMFAYRTTPHSTTGVSPAELMFGRKLRTKLPQIEELEYRNDEEVQDRDALMKHKNKLYVDNKRRAEESGLKKGDAVLVKQSQQNKMSTPFHAVPYTLVEKQGNSCTVESPEGVKYKRNSTHVKKYQQTESDTSQESIEDPIQNEDISGDIVDPQVSISSPMLGSPRAVRTTRNCLPKRFDDFVMDV encoded by the coding sequence ATGGCGCAGAATATCCAGCTGAATGGAGTTGATAAATTTGACCCTCATGGTGACCCCGCACAGTTGAGACAAATGTGGCGGCGATGGTTGCGTGGGTTTGAGTATTTTGCTGTTGGAAAGGGAGTCACAAATCAAGGACAGAAGAAAGCCCTTCTACTGCATTGTACCGGTCCTGACGTTCAGGATATTTTCTTTTCCCTGACGGAGGAGGAGGGAACAGACGAGTATGATAAAGCCGTGAAAACCTTGAACAAACATTTCGAAGTGAAAATCAACGTGCCGTACGAACGCTATGGTTTTCGCAACATGGAACAGGCGGCCGGGGAAACAGTTGATCAGTACATAGTGCGGCTCCGACAGAAGGCATTATTATGCGAGTTTGACAAGTCAGACGAGGAGATCAGGGACCAGGTGATTGCACAATGTAAGTCACATAAAATTCGTACCAAACTGTTAGAAAAGGGGCAATCATTAACACTTGACCGTTTGAGGATGATCGCAACAAATGTAGAATTGACTGAGAAACAGTCCAAGGATATGGAGGCAAAGAAACCAGACTATGGTCCACATGTAAATGCTGTAAGGCGACACAAGGCCTCTGACTACGAGCAAAGGAGAAAGAATGGTGAACATGGAGACGCCAGCAAGGGTTATAGAGGCGGCGCTGGGACAAGACAACATGCCAACGGTGATCAGTGTTTCCGTTGTGGACACAGAGGACATTATGCCCGTGATCAGGAGTGTCCAGCCCGAAATGCGGTGTGCAACAAATGCGGAAATCGCGGACATTATGGAGTTGCTTGCAAGACCCAGACGAGCAAAAACAGAAAAGACAATTACGAGCAAAAGGATGCCAAATGGAGAAATAACAAAGGACAAAAATGGAATGGAACCGGAGGAAATAAACCAAGAGGAAAAGTTCACACAGTGCAAGAAGACACTGAAACTGGTAGTGACACTGAATTTGCATTCCATGTAGGCATGGTGGGAAGTAATAAAGAGGAAAAGATCAAAGTAAGTTTGGGGCAGGGCATACCAGTAGATGTTATCATTGACAGTGGAGCTTCAGTAAATATCATTGACAAAAGTCTGTGGGAGGAATTGAAAGGTAAAAGAATTCAGTGTAAATCTGAAAGAAGTAATAAGAAGTTGTATGCATATGGATCAACAAATCCATTAAAGGTTCTTGGTAAATTTGTAACCAACATTAAAGTTGATGGTATGAGTCATGAAGACACTGAAGTAGAAGCAGATTTTTATGTCACAGAAAGTAAAGGGCCTGCACTTCTAGGTAAAGATACAAGTGTTGCACTGGGTGTGCTTAAGATTGGTGTAAACCTTGTGGCTGGAGAAGTGATAGATAGTTATCCAGAATGTTTTCAAGGGGTAGGAAAGTTGAAGGACCATAAGCTGAAGTTGCACATTGACAAAGAGGTTAGACCAGTGGCACAACACATGTACCGGGTACCATACACCTTAAGAGAGAAGGTCAGTGACAAACTAGATGAATTAGAGTCACTAAGTATAATAGAGAAAGTTAATCACCCAACTTCGTGGGTAAGCCCAGTGATTgttgtacccaaaccaaatggCGATATTCGACTGTGTGTTGATATGCGACAAGCCAATAAGGCCATAATCAGAGAAAGGCATCCTATTCCTACTGTTGATGAGATTTTGTACAATATGAATGGTAGTGAAGTTTTCAGTAAGTTAGATATGAAGTATGGGTATCACCAGATAGAATTGGAAGAAGATTCACGAGAAATCACAACGTTTGTAACCCATAAAGGCCTGTATAGGTATACACGATTGATGTTTGGCATAAGTGCAGCACCAGAGAAGTACCAGCAAGTAATAGCTCAGGTACTACATGATTGTGAAGGAGTTCAAAACATATCAGATGATATTGTTGTTCATGGAAAAAACCAAGCAGAGCACGATGAAAGACTAGTGAAAGTCATGCAGAGACTGAAGGAAAAGAACTTGACCTTAAATAAGGAAAAGTGTCAGTTTGGTTTGACAAAGATTACGTTCATGGGTCATGTGTTATCCAAAAACGGAGTTGAGCCCACAGAGGGGAGAATCAAAGCCATGAAAGAGGCAAGACCCCCCAACAATGCAGCCGAAATCAAGAGTTTTCTGGGACTTGTGAATTTCTCAGCACGATACATTCCAAATTTGGCCACTGTGGCTGAACCATTGCGTAGGCTGACTAGAAAAAATGAGAAGTTCACATGGGgcaaagaacaacaaaacagttttgatgTGTTGAAGGATTGCCTAACTAAGACTGAGACATTAGGGTATTACCGTCTTGATGCTACACGTACACAACTTGTTACGGATGCAAGTAATGTTGGTTTAGGGGCTGTGTTACTTCAAGAATATGAAGGGGAAACTAGAGTCATTAGTTATGCCAGTAGGACATTAAGTGATGTGGAGACAAGGTACTCTACTACTGAGAAAGAAGCACTTGCCGTTGTGTGGGCATGTGAGAAATTTCAGATATATCTATATGGATTGAATTTCGAATTGATCACAGATCATAAACCACTAGAAGTGTTGTATGGGCCAAAGTCAAAACCAAATGCCAGAATTGAGAGATGGGTGTTAAGATTAATGCCATTCACATATACAATTCGATATGCACCTGGGCCACAAAACATTGCAGATGTGTTGTCAAggttggtaaaaagcaatgtaGCTGATAAACCAAACACACTAGCAAATAAAGCTGAGGAGTATGTTAAGTTTGTTGCAGAACAGGCAACACCCAAAGCTTTAACTACACGTGAAGTGGAAGAAGCATCAAAGGACGATGCAGAATTGATCAAAGTTAGAAAGTGTCTAGCGAAAGGTGATTTTGATAAATCCAGTGTTAATTATTTTCCAATCAGGAATGAGTTGAGTTCAATCGGTTACCTGGTGTTGAGAGGAACAAGATTAGTCATACCTAAGACGTTACGTACAAAATGTGTAGAATTAGCACATCGTGGTCATTTGGGCATAGTAGGCACAAAACAAAGGTTGAGAAGTAAAGTGTGGTGGCCAAACATGGATAAAGATGTTTTGAGATTAGTTCGATCATGTCATGGATGTCAACTAGTAAGTGCGATGCCCAACCCAGAACCATTGCATCCAACGCAAATGCCTACGGGTCCTTGGCAGGACTTGGCCATTGACCTACTGGGACCTCTCCCATCAAAACACTATGTGTTTGTTGTGGTAGACTATTACAGTAGATTTTATGAAGTAGAAATTATGAAAGATACTACAACAGCTAAGATTGTGAATGCACTGGAGAATATGTTCTCTCGTTATGGGCTACCAAGGTCAATTACCTCGGACAACGGCCCACAGTTCAGGTCAGAAGTGTTCAAGGAATACTTAAATGAAAATGGTATTAACCATAGATTAGTGACACCTCTGCACCCTGCAGCAAATGGTGAAGTTGAACGACAAAACAGATCGCTGATGAAGCGCATTAGAATAGCTCATGCTCAGTCACAGGACTGGAAAAGGGAAATCCGGTCATACATGTTTGCGTACAGAACAACTCCTCATAGCACTACAGGTGTGTCCCCAGCTGAGTTAATGTTTGGGCGAAAACTCAGAACAAAATTGCCACAAATAGAGGAGTTAGAGTACAGAAATGATGAGGAAGTTCAAGACAGAGATGCTCTGAtgaaacacaaaaataagttgTATGTAGATAACAAAAGAAGAGCAGAAGAAAGTGGTCTGAAAAAGGGAGATGCTGTACTGGTGAAGCaaagtcaacaaaacaaaatgagtacACCATTTCATGCAGTGCCATACACATTAGTGGAGAAACAGGGTAACAGTTGCACTGTTGAATCTCCAGAGGGagtgaaatacaaaagaaatagCACTCATGTAAAGAAATACCAGCAAACAGAGTCTGACACTAGTCAGGAGAGTATCGAAGATCCAATACAGAATGAGGATATTAGTGGAGACATTGTAGACCCACAAGTCTCCATCTCAAGTCCAATGCTAGGTTCACCAAGGGCAGTTCGTACAACGAGAAACTGTCTCCCTAAGcgttttgatgattttgtaaTGGATGTTTAG
- the LOC117303649 gene encoding long-chain-fatty-acid--CoA ligase 1-like, with translation MAQVIEYLAEHPVVAVAATAAALGTTAMMFGGQQPVKPPFSLSQQSVELPGPEHIHVSPLCDYKNGQHVVDEPCYAEVPTCYETLLHGMKVSGDGPCLGWRTSSEAPFQWMSYSQVQAHSLSLGSALIERGCTPSNSTNIGIFSQNRPEWVIMDRACIAFSMVAVALYDTLGNEACEHIIGITQMSIIFIDKAAKLKTLLGILNESSTVKLIVLMDGPIPDEMKMDFEKQEIEIILYQDLMEIGNNNPHEPKPPSKDDTCSICFTSGTTGIPKGAIMTHNNFMTDIKGLEMFSEGNCWMREQDTHLSYLPLAHQYERLVLYCLMQQGARIGFFQGDIKKLLDDVQALKPTVFPSVPRLLNRIYDKVLTSVNSGSWIKRALFNFAFNKKKAEVKSGIIRNDSMWDKLIFNKIQALLGGNVRWIITGSAPLSTDVIMFLRVAFGCFVSEGYGQTECTACATLTAPGDPSAGHVGAPIPSCMIKLADVPDMNYFAENNKGEVCFKGPILFKGYLKQPEKTKEAIDEDGWLHSGDVGEWLPNGTLKIIDRKKHIFKLSQGEYVAPERLESVYTQLPLVAQAFIFGDSLKSCLVAIIVPDEEELKKYAGKNNLSGSFKELCQLKEVKAAILNQIVTHGKEAGLKGFELTKDIHIHDELFSAENGLLTPTFKNKRATIADYFKDQITEMYRPL, from the exons ATGGCTCAAGTTATTGAATATCTCGCTGAACATCCAGTGGTAGCAGTAGCAGCGACTGCGGCAGCGTTAGGAACAACGGCCATGATGTTTGGGGGTCAACAACCCGTCAAGCCACCCTTCTCCTTGAGCCAGCAATCCGTGGAATTACCC GGACCAGAGCATATACATGTTAGCCCCCTATGCGATTATAAGAATGGACAACATGTCGTTGATGAACCGTGTTATGCTGAAGTACCGACTTGCTACGAGACACTCCTCCACGGAATGAAAGTATCAG ggGATGGTCCGTGTTTGGGTTGGAGAACTTCCTCTGAGGCTCCCTTTCAATGGATGTCATACAGTCAG GTTCAAGCCCACTCACTGTCCCTTGGGTCAGCTCTGATCGAGAGGGGATGCACTCCTAGCAACTCCACAAATATTGGTATCTTCTCGCAGAACAGACCAGAG TGGGTGATAATGGACCGAGCCTGCATTGCGTTCTCTATGGTCGCTGTGGCTTTATACGATACCCTAGGCAACGAAGCTTGTGAACATATCATTGGCATCA CTCAAATGTCGATCATCTTCATCGACAAGGCTGCAAAGTTGAAGACCCTTCTAGGAATCCTCAATGAATCCTCGACGGTGAAACTGATTGTCCTCATGGACGGACCCATCCCTGACGAGATGAAGATGGACTTTGAGAAGCAAGAGATTGAGATAATCCTTTATCAAGATCTGATGGagattgggaacaataatccaCATGAGCCTAAG CCACCTTCTAAAGATGACACCTGCTCTATCTGTTTCACAAGTGGCACCACAG GTATTCCGAAGGGAGCGATCATGACACACAACAACTTCATGACGGACATTAAGGGACTCGAGATGTTCTCAGAG GGGAATTGTTGGATGCGTGAACAAGACACTCATCTGTCGTATCTTCCCCTAGCGCATCAGTATGAGCGACTTGTTTTG TACTGTCTGATGCAGCAAGGAGCTCGCATTGGATTCTTCCAAGGAGATATTAAGAAACTCTTGGATGACGTTCAGGCCTTGAAGCCCACCGTCTTCCCATCGGTACCCCGCCTTCTCAATAGAATATACGACAAG GTTTTGACGTCCGTCAACAGTGGCAGCTGGATAAAGAGAGCTCTTTTCAATTTTGCATTCAACAAAAAGAAAGCGGAGGTTAAAAG tgGTATCATCAGAAATGACTCGATGTGGGATAAGCTGATATTCAACAAAATCCAG GCTTTGCTCGGTGGCAACGTGAGATGGATCATTACAGGAAGTGCCCCACTGTCAACGGACGTCATTATGTTCCTTCGAGTTGCTTTCGGATGCTTT GTATCTGAGGGTTACGGACAGACAGAATGTACGGCTTGTGCGACTCTCACTGCACCGGGAGACCCATCGGCCGGGCACGTTGGTGCGCCCATCCCATCCTGCATGATCAAACTGGCTGACGTACCTGACATGAACTACTTTGCAGAAAACAATAAGGGAGAG gTTTGCTTCAAAGGTCCAATCTTATTTAAGGGTTATCTGAAACAACCAGAGAAGACCAAGGAAGCGATTGATGAAGATGGATGGCTGCACTCTGGGGATGTTGGAGAGTGGCTACCG AATGGAACGCTGAAAATTATCGACCGTAAGAAACACATCTTCAAGTTGTCCCAAGGAGAGTACGTTGCACCTGAGAGACTGGAGAGCGTTTATACACAGCTCCCTCTAGTGGCACAGGCATTCATCTTCGGAGATAGCTTAAAG tctTGTCTTGTGGCTATCATCGTTCCAGATGAGGAGGAACTCAAGAAATACGCCGGCAAAAATAATCTGAGTGGATCCTTCAAAGAACTCTGCCAGCTCAAG GAAGtaaaggcggccattttgaatcaAATTGTGACCCACGGGAAGGAAGCAGGACTGAAAGGCTTTGAATTG ACAAAAGACATCCACATCCACGATGAACTGTTCAGTGCTGAGAACGGTCTCCTGACTCCTACATTCAAGAACAAGAGAGCGACTATCGCTGACTATTTTAAAGATCAGATCACCGAAATGTATCGTCCGCTGTGA